In one Litorilinea aerophila genomic region, the following are encoded:
- a CDS encoding carbohydrate ABC transporter permease, with amino-acid sequence MTATAAPRRSQFKLSTFRQEALYGYLFISPWVIGFTIFALGPLLALIYLSFTRWDLVGSPSWVGLRNYSRLMSDELFWQAMKVTVVYGLGRVPLGIIVALGAALLLNQKVKFVGLWRVIYYMPVVLPPVAVSLVWMWIYNPRYGVLNGFIRQVLGQEGPRWLDDPMLVLPSLMVMAIWVAAGRNMIIYLSGLQGISQDLYDASSIDGADSWRQFWQITLPLLTPIIFFNLITGMIDTFKLFTQAYVMTQGGPRNASLFITYYLYQKAFQQFQMGYASALALVLFVVIMVLTVVVFRWSRAWVYYESEVVGGGN; translated from the coding sequence ATGACGGCAACGGCTGCCCCCAGACGCTCCCAATTTAAGTTGAGCACCTTTCGACAGGAGGCGCTGTACGGCTATCTCTTCATCTCTCCCTGGGTGATCGGCTTCACCATCTTTGCCCTGGGGCCTCTGCTCGCCTTGATCTACCTGAGCTTCACCCGGTGGGATCTGGTGGGGAGTCCCAGCTGGGTGGGCTTGCGCAACTACTCCCGTCTCATGTCCGACGAGCTCTTTTGGCAGGCCATGAAGGTGACCGTGGTGTATGGCCTGGGACGGGTGCCCCTGGGGATCATTGTCGCCCTGGGCGCGGCGCTGCTCCTCAACCAGAAGGTGAAGTTTGTGGGCCTGTGGCGGGTGATCTACTACATGCCGGTGGTGCTGCCGCCGGTGGCGGTCTCCCTGGTGTGGATGTGGATCTACAACCCCCGCTACGGGGTGCTCAACGGTTTCATCCGCCAGGTGTTGGGCCAGGAAGGGCCGCGGTGGCTCGATGATCCGATGCTGGTGCTGCCATCGCTCATGGTGATGGCCATCTGGGTGGCGGCCGGGCGTAACATGATCATCTATCTGTCGGGTCTGCAGGGTATCTCCCAGGACCTCTACGATGCGAGTTCCATCGACGGGGCAGATTCCTGGCGACAATTCTGGCAGATCACCCTGCCCCTGTTGACGCCCATCATTTTCTTCAACCTGATCACCGGCATGATCGATACGTTCAAGCTGTTCACCCAGGCCTATGTCATGACCCAGGGCGGGCCGCGCAACGCCTCCCTGTTCATCACCTACTACCTCTATCAGAAAGCGTTTCAGCAATTTCAGATGGGCTACGCTTCGGCTTTGGCCCTGGTCCTGTTCGTCGTCATCATGGTCTTGACTGTCGTGGTCTTCCGCTGGTCTCGGGCCTGGGTGTACTACGAGAGTGAAGTCGTGGGCGGAGGTAACTAA
- a CDS encoding carbohydrate ABC transporter permease, translating into MADSSTTISQTPAAQVSYVSARHPGFKYIITRALIYLILISGALFIFIPLAWTLSTSLKTEAQTLAYPPTWIPNPIQWRNYPDALTARPFDRYYMNTFIITILSVIGQVLSSSLVAYGFARFRFPGRNLLFMVVLSTLMIPFHLLIIPRFILFRYLGWLDTLLPLIVPNFFGGAFSIFLMRQYFQTIPLELDEAAKIDGANPWQTFWQILLPLAKPALGAVAVFEFMEAWQDFLGPLIYLSSDRNYTVSVGLAAFRNDYFTAWHLYMAAAAVAMVVPLIVFFLAQRYFISGVALTGSGGSKG; encoded by the coding sequence ATGGCAGATTCCAGCACAACCATCAGCCAGACACCGGCGGCGCAGGTGAGCTATGTAAGCGCCCGGCATCCGGGGTTTAAGTACATCATCACCCGTGCCTTGATCTATCTGATTCTGATTTCGGGGGCCCTGTTTATCTTCATCCCGTTGGCCTGGACGCTCAGCACCTCGTTGAAGACCGAGGCCCAGACGCTGGCCTATCCACCTACCTGGATCCCCAACCCGATCCAGTGGCGCAACTATCCGGACGCGTTGACGGCCCGGCCCTTCGACCGTTACTACATGAACACCTTCATCATCACCATTTTGAGCGTGATCGGCCAGGTGCTCAGCTCGTCCCTGGTGGCCTACGGCTTTGCCCGTTTTCGCTTCCCCGGGCGGAACCTGCTCTTCATGGTGGTGCTGAGCACGCTGATGATCCCCTTTCACCTGTTGATCATCCCCCGGTTCATCCTGTTCCGGTACCTGGGATGGCTGGATACGTTGCTGCCTTTGATTGTGCCCAACTTCTTCGGCGGCGCGTTTTCCATCTTTCTCATGCGCCAATACTTCCAGACCATTCCGCTGGAGCTGGACGAGGCCGCCAAGATTGACGGCGCGAATCCCTGGCAGACCTTCTGGCAGATTTTGCTGCCCCTGGCCAAACCAGCCCTGGGAGCGGTAGCCGTCTTCGAGTTCATGGAGGCGTGGCAGGACTTCCTGGGGCCCTTGATCTACCTCAGCTCCGACCGGAACTACACCGTCTCCGTCGGTCTGGCGGCATTCCGCAACGACTACTTCACGGCCTGGCATCTCTACATGGCTGCCGCCGCGGTGGCCATGGTGGTGCCCCTGATCGTCTTCTTCCTGGCCCAGCGTTACTTCATCAGTGGCGTCGCGTTGACGGGCTCCGGTGGCTCAAAAGGTTAA
- a CDS encoding extracellular solute-binding protein encodes MMKLPKLMFLTALLVALVAFTGCGAPAAAPSTGEQSGDSAAQAPADEQATIKWFLRWDQNRVDNVAKPLIERFQEEHPNVTVELENIGSSADYYTKLQTTVAGGTAPDVFYPATHIAYALASKGAILPIDDYIARDNIDLSQYEPAVLDLYTIDGKVYCLPLDRAALVVFYNKKMFDEAGVAYPQEGWTWDDFLATAQALTKDFDGDGQIDQFGVDQFRDYWPMVVWSNTGHGLFDDIRHPTKFLGNEPEVINSIQWVADLMLKYQVMPTDEQRADISDLFAAQKAAMQVVGHWRIPLYLGTEGLEFDFAPLPIGKFGEPVNRADGSCFAISAQTKYPDIAWEFVKFLAAPGAEGVNMLLNLNVMTPALEEFQQDERFLNPESLPGSNKAAFLAGKEHLFTMYDPIHPMYAAFDAAWKQELGEVWIGAATAEEAMARLSQQVEEMLANLQDYE; translated from the coding sequence ATGATGAAATTGCCCAAATTGATGTTTTTGACCGCGCTGCTGGTCGCGCTGGTCGCATTCACAGGCTGTGGCGCCCCCGCAGCGGCCCCGTCTACCGGTGAACAGAGTGGGGACAGTGCTGCCCAGGCACCCGCGGATGAACAGGCGACCATCAAGTGGTTCCTGCGCTGGGACCAAAATCGGGTGGACAATGTGGCGAAGCCCCTGATCGAACGCTTCCAGGAGGAACATCCCAACGTCACCGTCGAACTGGAGAACATCGGTAGCAGCGCTGACTACTACACCAAGCTGCAGACCACAGTCGCCGGCGGCACGGCCCCAGATGTCTTCTACCCGGCCACCCACATCGCCTACGCCCTGGCCAGCAAGGGCGCCATCCTCCCCATCGATGACTACATCGCCCGGGACAACATTGACCTTTCCCAGTACGAACCGGCCGTTTTGGATCTCTACACCATCGACGGCAAGGTCTACTGCCTCCCCCTGGATCGCGCCGCCCTGGTGGTCTTCTACAACAAGAAGATGTTTGACGAGGCCGGCGTCGCTTATCCCCAGGAGGGTTGGACCTGGGATGACTTCCTGGCTACAGCCCAGGCCTTGACCAAGGATTTCGACGGCGACGGCCAGATCGATCAATTCGGCGTGGATCAGTTCCGGGATTACTGGCCCATGGTCGTCTGGAGCAACACCGGCCATGGCCTGTTCGACGACATCCGCCATCCCACCAAGTTCCTGGGCAATGAGCCCGAAGTGATCAACTCCATCCAGTGGGTGGCCGACCTGATGCTGAAGTACCAGGTTATGCCCACGGACGAGCAGCGGGCCGACATCAGCGACCTGTTCGCGGCACAGAAGGCCGCCATGCAGGTGGTGGGCCACTGGCGGATTCCCCTCTACCTGGGCACTGAAGGCCTGGAATTCGACTTCGCGCCCCTGCCTATCGGCAAATTTGGCGAGCCGGTCAACCGGGCCGATGGCAGCTGCTTCGCCATCTCCGCCCAGACCAAGTACCCGGATATCGCCTGGGAGTTCGTCAAATTCCTGGCCGCTCCGGGCGCGGAGGGCGTCAACATGCTGCTCAACCTCAACGTCATGACCCCGGCCCTGGAGGAATTCCAGCAGGATGAGCGCTTCCTCAACCCGGAAAGCCTGCCCGGCTCCAACAAGGCCGCCTTCCTGGCCGGCAAGGAACACCTCTTCACCATGTACGATCCCATCCATCCCATGTACGCCGCCTTCGATGCGGCCTGGAAGCAGGAGTTGGGTGAGGTCTGGATTGGCGCTGCCACCGCCGAAGAAGCCATGGCCCGCCTCTCCCAGCAGGTTGAAGAGATGTTGGCCAACCTCCAGGACTACGAATAG
- a CDS encoding alginate lyase family protein: protein MHPNLFLSQAEIAEIRRKMEQYPWAQEAYRLLKANADAWAARTEIAVPETGGGFYHAADATAYRITEAHYRHADAARDLGLMFQLTGDGRYVRNARAILLDYADKYLTYEIHDKEGRTGDRAEAGGRATPQGINEATWVISLAWAYDLLYNELAPAERAAIETRVLRPAAEIIMDNNEGRHNHQTWYNAGVGVIGFALDDPALIWYALDKPDSGLRFQMQASITPEGMWYEGSMHYQFYVLKALFPLLEAAYHAGIDLYQQEPAYKRLFDFMLDYADADLRLPTFNDGRVAVLSDPDRAPFYEVAYRRLGDPRYATVLRSYPRTDLLALLYGVAEVPQVAPLPWRSRYFQGANLAVLRSDAGQKNLQAVLNTLGYQGGHSHPDQLGLVFHGLGTVLAPDAGSIKYRMPAHVAYFKQSIAHNLLVVDGQSQARTPPPAVQAFAGGHHLQLVRATTTDAYPGVNLVRTLLLTDDYLVDIFQAESAAEHTYDWVYRNRGEFTTDALDFQPTGDAPGTGHGYEYLQHIRAAEPWSGGIWHGTWQLDPNCHVRATLLGAAGDRYFLADSLIAADQDDEIADYTLPVLIARRRTRATRFVALLEPYQSQPQVHGIQPLALYDGDDRPLALEDGVALELQRGKARELLILDDTDRVKRAEALASDARQIWARFEGGQLRALFLGMGSEASGANWRLRLESLAAVPDIQDVALLLELTQDNRAQLQNCSFRPLDVELEGLLSGSLEIWQLDQEGQRHQAVQPSQTAAGFARFVMAPQTVYEVVGT from the coding sequence GTGCATCCCAATCTATTCCTCAGCCAGGCAGAGATCGCCGAGATTCGGCGGAAGATGGAACAATACCCCTGGGCCCAAGAAGCCTACCGTCTTCTGAAAGCCAATGCAGATGCCTGGGCGGCGCGGACGGAGATCGCCGTGCCTGAAACCGGCGGCGGCTTCTACCACGCGGCCGATGCCACCGCCTATCGAATCACCGAGGCCCATTACCGTCACGCAGATGCCGCCCGCGACCTGGGCCTGATGTTCCAGCTCACAGGGGATGGCCGATACGTGCGCAACGCCAGGGCCATCCTGTTGGATTACGCCGACAAATACCTGACCTATGAGATCCACGACAAGGAAGGGCGCACCGGTGATCGGGCGGAGGCCGGTGGCCGGGCAACGCCCCAGGGAATCAACGAAGCCACCTGGGTCATCTCCCTGGCATGGGCCTACGATCTCCTGTACAACGAGTTGGCTCCTGCCGAGCGTGCGGCCATCGAAACCCGGGTGCTGCGACCGGCCGCCGAGATCATCATGGACAACAACGAGGGGCGCCACAACCACCAGACCTGGTACAACGCGGGCGTAGGCGTGATCGGGTTCGCCCTGGACGACCCGGCGCTGATCTGGTATGCCCTGGACAAGCCGGACAGCGGCCTGCGCTTCCAGATGCAGGCGAGCATCACCCCGGAAGGGATGTGGTACGAGGGCTCCATGCACTATCAGTTCTACGTCTTGAAGGCCCTCTTCCCCCTTCTGGAGGCCGCCTACCACGCCGGCATCGACCTCTACCAGCAGGAGCCGGCCTACAAGCGCCTCTTTGACTTCATGCTCGACTACGCAGACGCAGACCTGCGCCTGCCCACCTTCAACGACGGCCGGGTCGCGGTGTTGTCGGATCCCGACCGGGCGCCTTTCTATGAGGTGGCGTACCGTCGCCTGGGCGATCCCCGTTACGCGACCGTGCTGCGGAGCTACCCCCGCACCGATCTGCTCGCCCTCCTCTACGGGGTGGCGGAGGTGCCCCAGGTGGCCCCGTTGCCCTGGCGCAGTCGATATTTCCAGGGCGCGAACCTGGCGGTCCTGCGTTCCGACGCCGGGCAGAAAAACTTACAGGCCGTGTTGAACACCCTGGGCTACCAGGGTGGCCATAGCCATCCAGATCAACTGGGCCTGGTCTTTCATGGTCTGGGCACGGTGCTGGCACCGGACGCCGGCTCCATCAAATATCGCATGCCGGCCCATGTGGCCTACTTCAAGCAGTCCATCGCCCACAACCTTCTGGTGGTGGACGGCCAATCCCAGGCGCGTACGCCGCCACCAGCCGTGCAGGCCTTCGCCGGCGGCCATCATCTCCAACTGGTGCGGGCCACCACCACCGACGCCTACCCAGGGGTGAACCTGGTGCGTACCCTCCTCCTGACGGATGACTACCTGGTGGACATTTTCCAGGCAGAGAGCGCTGCCGAACATACCTACGACTGGGTGTACCGGAACCGGGGGGAGTTCACGACTGACGCCCTGGATTTTCAACCCACAGGGGACGCCCCAGGTACAGGCCATGGCTACGAGTATCTACAGCACATCCGCGCGGCTGAACCCTGGTCGGGCGGCATCTGGCATGGGACCTGGCAGCTCGACCCCAATTGCCACGTGCGGGCGACCTTGTTGGGCGCCGCCGGTGACCGCTACTTCCTGGCCGACAGCCTGATCGCAGCGGACCAGGACGATGAGATCGCCGACTACACGTTGCCCGTGCTCATCGCCCGTCGGCGGACCCGTGCCACCCGCTTTGTCGCCCTGCTGGAACCCTACCAGTCGCAGCCCCAGGTCCACGGAATCCAGCCCCTGGCCCTCTACGATGGCGACGACCGGCCCCTGGCCTTGGAAGATGGCGTGGCCCTGGAACTCCAGCGAGGAAAGGCCCGGGAGCTGCTCATCCTGGACGACACAGATCGGGTCAAACGGGCCGAGGCCCTGGCTTCTGACGCCCGGCAGATCTGGGCCCGCTTCGAAGGGGGCCAGCTACGCGCCCTGTTCTTGGGGATGGGCAGCGAGGCCAGCGGGGCCAACTGGCGTCTCCGCCTGGAGAGCCTGGCCGCCGTTCCCGACATCCAGGATGTCGCTCTGCTGCTGGAACTTACCCAAGACAACCGAGCCCAACTGCAGAATTGCAGCTTCCGGCCCCTTGACGTTGAGCTGGAAGGGCTGCTGTCCGGTTCGCTGGAGATCTGGCAACTGGACCAGGAGGGTCAACGGCACCAGGCCGTGCAACCCAGCCAGACCGCCGCGGGTTTCGCCCGCTTTGTGATGGCCCCCCAAACCGTTTATGAAGTCGTTGGAACATGA